The genomic DNA CTCGCCTTGTACGTCGTATCGGAGCGCGCGGCGGTTCGCGGGTACGCGACGCGCGACCTCTAGCCCATCTGAACCAGATCGGCCAGCGTCACGTTGTCCACGTAATCCTCGATGGCCTGGTCGAGCCCACGCCAGAAATTGATGGCCACGCACTGATCGCGGCGCGGACACGCCTCCGCGCCGTCTTCGAGGCATGACACCGGCGCGCAGCTGCCCTCGGTGGCGCGCAAGACGTCTCCCGCAGTGATCTGATCAGCCGGACGCGCCAACAGATACCCGCCGCTCACGCCGCGCACGCTTTTGAGAACGCCCGCCTTCACCAGCGCCCCGCCCAGCTGTTCGAGGTATTTGACGGACAGATCCTCCCGCTCGGCCGCTTGCCGCATGGTGACCAGCGCGCCGGCTTCCCCTTGTCGTGCGATGTCGATCATGAGCCGCAACGCATAGCGTCCCCGTGTCGATATCATCATGTTCGTCGCACCGTCCTTCGATGGTGTTACCGGCCTTGCCGCACGCGACGGCCGCACCCTTCTCGTTCGTGTCGTTTTCAAAAGTATAGCCCATCGTTTACCTGATAGAACACGCCTTTCTTGCAGGAATGTAAGGATGGGGCAAGCGGTCGGTAAGGCGGCGTTAAGAACCGCTTGGTATAACGTAGTGGGGAGTTTTCCTCTACAGAAAGGTGGAAACCATGAAAGGAACGGCGCATCGTGCATCGACGGCGCATCCAGCCATCACGTTCATCGGGCGCCTCGCCCTGGCGGCGCTCATCCTCGTCGTGCTCGTGGAAGTGTACTTTCTTGCACGCGGGTTCAACCTGTACCGCGAAGCGATCGAGGAAGCCGGCCTCGACGAGATGGCCGCATCCATCCAGAGCAGCGAGTCGTTCACGCCCATCGACGAGCTGCCGGACCTGTACCTGCAGGCCGTCGTGGCCGTGGAGGATCATCGGTTCTACGCCCATCCCGGCTTCGATGCCATCGCCACGGCGCGCGCCCTCATGAACGACCTCAAAGCGGGCGCCATCGTGGAAGGCGGCAGCACCATCACCCAGCAGCTGGCGAAGAACCAGTACTTCACCCAAGAGCAGACCGTCGAGCGCAAGATAGCCGAAGTGTTCATGGCGCTGACGATGGAGCAGCACTTCTCGAAGCGCACTATCCTGGAGCTATACGTGAACTCCATCTACTTCGGCGACGGCTACGAGGGCATCGGCAGTGCGAGCTGGGGTTATTTCGGCAAAGCCCCCAGCGCGCTCGATGCCGACGAATGCACGCTGCTGGCCGGCATCCCGAACGCGCCGAGCGTGTACGCGCTGTCTCAGAACCCTGGCCTCGCGCGCGAGCGCCAGCAGGAAGTGTTGCGGAAGCTCGTGTCCTACGACTACCTCGGGCAGGACGCAGCACAGCACATTCTGGGAAACCTGCGCGCGCTGGCCGCATGACGCGCCGTCCCATCGATCCGCTCGCGCCGAACACCGCGTCAGAGCGGTGCACGCCTTGCATGCAGGTTCTGTAGTCGTCGTAGCGCCGACGGGTTCGCCCGCACGGACGACGGGGGCTTTGGTAGGATAAGCCGCATGAAACGATTCAAAACCACCGTTGCAGCCGCCCTGACCGCCGTCGCCCTGCTGGGATCGCTCGGCTTCATGGCGGCATGCGGCCCCGAAGATGCAGCGGAGCCCGCGGCGCAGGCATACGTGAGCCCCTACGATTGGAGCGGACTCGAACGTTCGGGCGACCGCCTGGCTTTCCGCGAGAACGGCGAGGTGCGCTCCCAGTTTGGCGTGGACGTGTCCGACCATCAAGGCGCCATCGACTGGAGCGCTGTGGCGAGCGACGGCGTGGACTTCGCCTTCGTGCGCGTGGGCAACCGCGGCTACACCGAGGGCGCGCTGTACGCCGATGCCCGATACGCCGAGAATATCGACAATGCGACGAGCGCGGGCCTCGATGTGGGCGCGTACTTCTTCTCGCAAGCCGTCACCGTCGAGGAGGCGCGTGAAGAAGCCGAGTTCGTGCTGCGGCTGCTTGCCGGCCGTTACCTGGCGCTGCCCGTGGCGTACGACCACGAGCCCGTCGCCGACGGCGCGGGCCGTGCGAACAACATGGACCGCGAAACGCTCACCGCGTGCGCGCGGGCGTTCTGCGAGCGTCTCGAGCAGGGCGGCTACGGGACGATGATCTACGGCAACAGCGGCGACATGGCGCGCTACGACCGCGCCGATCTGGGCGGACGTCCCGTCTGGTTCGCCGAGTACGACGCCGCCCAGCCGCACGCGCAGTTCGACTTCGCCATCTGGCAGTACACCAACGGCGGCTCCGTGGCAGGCATCGACACCGCCGTCGACCTCAACCTGCTGCTGCCGCCCGCGAAGTAAAACCCGCCCTTGGCACGTTCATCGGTTCGTGATACACTGGCCGTTACTTTTCGCTCGAAATCATGAGGAGCATGCTCGATGGCTGGTCGCCTTTTCCGCTAAATCGCTCAGTCGATTTGCGATTCATCCCTGCGCCGCGCGTTCGCGCAACGCATAGTTGCCGCTTCGGCGGCCTTCTTCCATCTAGAATTGGTAGCGCAACCGCGTTCGCTACCTCACACTGACGTTCATCCGACCATCTCGTTCTATAGGAGCTATCCATGACTGCATCGACCGCGCCCCTGAGCGCAGCCGGTCGCGAGCTGCCGAAGCGCTGGCTTGCGATCATCGCCACCATCTGGGGCGGACAAGCCGCTTCTATGATCACCAGCTACGCCGCGGGATACGCCGTGGTGTGGTACATCACCGAGACTACGGGCAGCGCCATCATGCTGGCCGCGGCCGCCATCTGCGCGTATCTGCCGCAAGGACTGCTGTCACCCTTCGGCGGCGTCATCGCCGACAAGCACAACCGCAAGACGGTCATGATCGTGGCCGACCTCTCGGTGGGCATCGTGTCGCTGGGGCTGGGCATCGTCATCCTGTTCGGGCAGGTATCGTTTCCGCTGCTCATGATCCTCGTCATCGTGCGCAGCATCGGACAGGCCTTCCACGGCCCCGCCATGATGGCCGCCATGCCGCTGCTCGTGCCCGAGAAGCACCTGCTGCGCATCAACACGCTCGACCAGCTGCTCATGTCCGTCGCGTCCATCGGCGCCCCCGCGTTCGGCATCTTCCTGTACACCACCATCGGGTTCCACTCCGTGATGTTCCTCGACTTCGCCGGAGCACTCGTGGCCGTGGCGGGGCTTGCGCTGGCGAAGATCCCCACCGTCGCCGATGAGACCGCCGAGAACCAGCACGTGCTGGCGAACCTTCGCGACGGCTGGAAAGCGCTGTCGGCAACCCGCGGGCTCGTCATCCTCATCGCCGGCATCACCATCGGCATGATGGCGTTCGCCCCGCTGGGCGCCATCTTCCCGCTTATGACGTACGACCACTTCGGCGGTGACGGCTACATGGCGTCCGTCGTGGAAGCCGCGTTCGGCGTAGGGATGATCGCGGGGTCCATCGTGCTCATGGCCTGGGGCGGCGGCAAGCGCCTGGCCGGACTCATCGCGGTGGCCTCCCTCATCGTGGGTGTCACCACCACGGCGTGCGGATTCCTCGCCCCCACCATGTTCTGGGCGTTCGTTGCGTTGTGCGCCGTCATGGCGCTGGCATGCTCCTGGTTCAACGGACCGCTGATCACGCTCATCCAGCGCAACGTGCCCGAGGAGAAGACGGGCCGCGCGCTGGGCCTGGCCATGGCCGCCATGGGACTGGCCTCCCCCGTGGGCATCGCCATCGGCGGCGTGGCCGCCGAAGCTATGGGCGTAGCAGCGTTTTTCGTGGCGGACGGCCTCGTATGCATTGCGCTGGGACTGACCGTGTACCTGTTCAAGAGCGTGCGCGCCCTCGATCATGACGAGCCGCACGTCCTGCGCGACAGCGCGGCCGAGGCGAACGCGGAGATCGGAACAGTCTCGGAAGAGGGCTAGCGGCTCTCTTTTGCTCGAGACATCGAAACGGGGGCTGTCCGACACTGTCGAGCAGCCCCCGTTTTCGCCGAGTTAGGGAGGGTTGGCGTTTGGTGCAGCTTTACGGCTTCATGCCGGAACCGCCCTGCACCATGATGGTGTCGCCCGTTACGAACGAGGCATCGGGACTGGCCAGGAACACGCACACGCGTCCTACGTCCTTCTCCGCGTCGCCGAAGCGTCCGAGCGGGATCGCCTTCACGTTCTTCTCGTACATCTCGGGCTCGCGCTCGCGCCATTCCTCGAGCGCCTTCGTCATGACGATAGGGCATACGATGTTCACGTTGATGTTGTCGGGGCCCCACTCCGATGCGGCCACGCGGCTCATGCCTCGGATGCCCTCTTTCGCCGCAGCGTAGGAGCTCTGTCCTGGATTGCCGCCGATGCCCGCGCCGGAAGCGAAGTTGATGACGGATCCCGCCGTCTCCTTCAGGTAAGGGTAGGCATGCTTCATGTAGAAGAACGTCGCGTACAGGCCGGATCGAACCGCCAGGTCGAAGTCCTCCTCCGAATGCTGCACCAGCGTCAATCCCGACGCCGACGCCTGCGCGTTGTTGATCAGGACGTCGATGCGCCCGCCGAAGTGCTCGGCGCCCGCTTCGACCGCCGCACGCACCTCCTCTTCCACCGATCCGTTCGCGAGAATCGTGAACACTTCGGAGCCGAAATCGCGCTCAAGCTCCTCCTTCGCCGCTTCCAGACCGCCGGGGAACAGGTCGGTGAGGATGAACTTCGCACCCTCGGTGGCGAATGCGCGCTCGATACCCCGAGCGATACCGCCGCCACCGCCGGTGATCAGCACCACCTTGTCCTTCAAGCCCATGTCCATGCTTTCTCCTTCGATTCGCCTGCACAGCCTGCCCCGTATGGTACCGTGGCGCGCATGCAGGCATGCTATCGCGCCCTGAGAACTCAAAGACGTGTTCGGCCAGCGGCTTTTCCACCCGAAGCGATCGCGTCGAGCGGCGCGCTTCACGCGACGAGCGGCCTCTCGGGCAACCTCACGACCTTCGGGCGCTGCCGTATGCGGCGTTCTTTCGATTGCCGTACGCGCTACCTTTGCGGGCGTTCTTCTTGAGGTCCTTCAACACGTCGTCCTCGCTGCCGCCCTCCACCTGGACGCGCAGCTTGACCACCTGGTCGCGCAGGCGGGCGGCTTCCTCGAAGTCCATGCTTTGGGACGCGGAGGCCATGTCGTCCTCCATCGACTGGATGATGCGCAGCACCTCTTCGCGCGACAGCTCGGCAAGCTCCTTGTTCACCTGCTCGGCCGTGGTGCCGCCCATCTCGTCGGTGACGTAGCTCATGATGTCGTTGATGGCCTTACGGATGGTCTGCGGCTCGATGCCGTGCTCCTCGTTATACTTCATCTGGATGGCGCGGCGGCGCTTCGTCTCATCGATGGCCAGCGCCATGGAATCCGTCATCTTGTCGGCGTACATGATCACTTGACCCGAAACGTTTCGCGCCGCACGCCCGATGGTCTGGATGAGCGAGCGGTGGTTGCGCAGGAAACCTTCCTTGTCGGCATCCAAGATGGCAACGAGCGATACCTCCGGCAGGTCCAGGCCCTCGCGCAAAAGGTTGATGCCCACCAGCACGTCGAACTCGCCGCGGCGCAGATCGCGCAGGATCTCGACGCGCTCGAGCGTGGCGATGTCGGAGTGCATGTAGCGAGCCTTCACTCCCTGGTCCAGCAGGTGATCCGTCAAGTCCTCGGCCATCTTCTTCGTCAGCGTGGTGATGAGCACGCGCTCATCGCGCGCAGCGCGCTCCTTCGACTCGTCGATGATGTCGTCGATCTGCGATGCCGAGCCGCGCACGATGATCTCGGGATCCAGCAGGCCGGTGGGGCGGATAATCTGCTCCACCTGCTGCTGCGACACCTTCTGCTCGTAGTCGCCCGGCGTGGCCGACACGTACACGAACTGCGGGATGCGATCCTCGAACTCGTCGAAGCGCAGCGGACGGTTGTCCAGGCAGCTGGGCAGACGGAAGCCGTGCTCGGCCAATGTGATCTTGCGCGAGCGATCGCCCTCGTGCATGCCGCGGATCTGCGGAACCGTCACGTGGCTCTCGTCGATGATGCAGAAGAAGTCTTTCGGGAAATAGTCGATCAGCGTGTAGGGCGGCTCTCCCGGCTCGCGTCCGTCCATGTGGCGCGAGTAATTCTCGATGCCCGAGCAGAAGTTCATCGTCTCCAGCATCTCGAGGTCGTAGTTCACGCGCATCTCGAGGCGCTGCGCCTCCAGCAGCTTGCCTTCCTCCTTGAACTGCTGCAAGCGCTCGCGCAGTTCGTCGCGGATGGTGCCCAGCGCGCGATCCATCTTCGGACGCGCGGTCACGTAGTGGGAGGCCGGCCAGATAGGCAGAGCCTCGAACTCGCTCAGCACTTCGCCCGTCACGTTGTCGATCTCGGTGATGGACTCGATCTCGTCGCCCCAGAACTCGATGCGGATCGGATGGTCGGCGTAAGGCGGGAACACATCGAGCGCATCGCCGCGCACGCGGAACGTGCCGCGCTTCTGCTCGTAGTCGTTGCGGTCGTACTGGATATCGATGAGCTCATGGATGACCTGGTCGCGATCCATGTCCTTCTGCTTGTCCACGAACACGGCCATGCCGGCGTAGTCCATCGGGCTGCCAATGCCGTAGATGCACGACACCGACGCCACCACGATGCAGTCGCGCCGCGACAGCAAAGCCGACGTGGCCGCATGGCGCAGCTTCTCCACCTCTTCGTTGATGGACGCGTCCTTCTCGATGAACGTGTCCGACGAGGGCACGTACGCCTCGGGCTGGTAGTAATCGTAGTACGACACGAAGTACACCACGGCGTTGTCGGGAAAGAACTCCTTCAGCTCGCTGGCCAGCTGCGCCGCCAGCGTCTTGTTCGGAGCCATGACCAGCGTGGGCTTCTGCACGGCCTCGATGACCTTTGCCATGGTGAACGTCTTGCCGGAACCGGTGACGCCCAGCAGGTTCTGATAGCGCAAGCCCTCCTTGACGCCGGTCGCCAGCTTCTCGATGGCCTGCGGCTGATCGCCCGCCGGCTCGTACGGAGACACCGCTTTGAACGGCGTGGAGGCAAGACGAACCTCGGGCAGCTTGCCCTCCATCTCGATGCCTTCGATATTGGAAAGATGAGCCATGCTGCTCCTTCCGAACAACAGCGGAGCACCGACGCGTCGGAGCCGCGCAACGTAAAACTTCGCAGGAGATCCAGTGTATCACAGCATCTGTAACATGAACAGATGTTCGTTAGTAAACGGTTACGAAGCGGAGGGCAACGCACGCCCCGAGCCTAGCTCTCCGCCCTCCAACCCGTCGGCTGCGCTCGACCGAAGCAGCAGCGAGAGCTGCTCTCGCGCCGCCCGGTTCAAATTGCTGCCCGAACGAGCTTTAAAGGAGTCGAATTCGACCCCTTTAAAGCTTGGATTGTACAGGGTTTCCCAAAGACCCAGATATTCGATAACATCGTGAGTCCTCATCCAATTCTTTATCACATCTTTCGGCGTGGGGCTTTTATAGCGCGCAATATCGGTAAGCGAAACGTAATCAGCATAGGCGTCGCCTTTACAAAACGTCACTTCGATACCTTGCGCGTTGATCGTCGCACGATCAGACATACGGCATACACCTCTCTTTATCTGTTCCGATGATCTGAGAGGATCCTGCGGATCTTGCAAGCATGGTACGGGCGGCGCGGAACATCCGCCGCCTCTATGGGCATCCGGCCGAGCACGCAGACCGGCAAGCACTTGCACTGGTTCTTTTATGATGCTAGCATCATATCACAGATTTACAAACATATGTTCGTAAATTTTCAGTATTGTAGCGAGTTCGATAACCGCGACAGCCACACGGCAATGGTATACTCTGACGCCGTCGCTCACGCATACGGAGCGCGCACCCGTTCGATAGCAGAAGGATCGACCGTGACCAACGCCTTGAAGAACATACCCGGCCTGGCTGTATGCCTCGCCCTCGCATTGCCGTGCTGGTTCATCGGGCAGCAGTTCCCCATCATCGGCGGGCCCGTGTTCGCCATCCTGGCCGGCATGGCCATCGCCGTGTTCTGGAAGCAGCCCGCGCGCGGCCGCGTGCAGACCGGCATCGCGTTCACCGGCAAGAAGGTGTTGCAGGCCGCCGTCGTGCTGCTGGGCTTCGGGTTGAACCTCGCGCAGATCGCCCAGGTGGGCATGATGTCGCTGCCCATCATCGGCTCAACCATCGCCACTGCGCTGATCGTGGCGTTTTTGCTGCACAAAGTGCTGCGCATGCCCTCGGAGATCTCGACGCTCATCGGCGTGGGCTCGTCCATCTGCGGCGGTTCGGCCATCGCGGCCACCGCGCCTGTCATCAAGGCGCACGACAAGGACGTTGCCCAGGCCATCTCGGTCATCTTCCTGTTCAACGTGCTGGCCGCCCTTATCTTCCCATCGCTGGGCAACGCGCTGGGCATGACCAACGAAGGCTTCGGCCTGTTCGCCGGCACCGCCGTGAACGACACCTCGTCGGTGACGGCAGCCGCCGCGGCATGGGACGGCATGCATCCCGGCTCGAACGCGCTCGACCAGGCCACTATCGTGAAGCTCACCCGCACGCTGGCCATCATCCCCATCACGCTGGTGCTGGGCATTTGGGTGGCGCGTCGCGAAAGCCGCGACCCCATCGCGCTCGAAGCGCAGGGGCACAGCGTGGTGAAGCCCGCAGGCAAGCTGGGAGGTTTCAGCCTGCGTCGCGCGCTGCCCGTGTTCATCCTGCTGTTCCTGGCCGCGTCCGTCATCACCACGATAGCAGTGTCCGCCGGCATCGACGCGGCCGTGTTCGAGCCGCTCAAAACGCTGTCGAAGTTCTTCATCGTCATGGCCATGGCCGCCATCGGCCTGAACACCGACATCGTGCATCTCGTGAAGTCGGGCGGCAAGCCCATCCTCATGGGCCTCTGCTGCTGGGTGGCCATCGCCGCCGTCAGCCTGGGAATGCAGCACGTCCTGGGATTGTGGTAGCGGCCACCGCTGACGCCGCACGGGATCCTTCGACTCCGGCGCTTCGCGCCTCCGCTCAGGATGACAACGCCCCCAACAACCAAAACAGGCTCCGGCCAAGAACCGAAGCCCGCAGCTTTACCAGGGACGGGTCGTGGGCGAGGGGTCTGATACGAGTTCCGCACGAGCCGAACAGCCCAGCGGGCTGTTCGTGCGAGCAGGACTGTCTGAGTTGCAGACCCCTCGCCCACGACCCGTCCCCGCAGGTTGAACGCGAGGACCTACAGGTCCTTGGAATACTCTCCCCACCAGGCCAGCACCTTGTTGCGCATCTCCTCGGGAGTACCGTCGTTGTTGAACACCACGTCGGACGCCTCGATGCGATCCGCGTCGGTGATCTGCTGGGCGATGCGACGACGCACGTCGGTCTCGTCCCAACCGCTCTTCACCGCACGCTCGATACGCAGGTCGATGGGCGCGAGGACGGCGATCACCACGTCGGCGTCGTAAGCGAGCGACGTCTGGCGGTTCTTGAACACCGAATGCTCCACCACGACGGCCTTGTGGCCTTCAGCCTCCAGCTCGGCCACGCGGTCGGTGAACGCCTCTTCGATGCGCGGCAGCGTGATGCGGTTGAGCTTGCGCGTCTCGGCCGGACTCACGAACGCCTTGGCAGCCAGCGCGCGGCGGTCGATCTCGCCGTCGGCTCCCAGGATGTCCTCGCCGAACGTTTCCACGAGCTCGGACTTCACCGTGTCCCACAGAAGGACGTCGTGGCCCACTTGGTCGAGATCGATGTTCGGCAAACCTTGCTCGACCAGCGCCTTGCGGGCCGTGGACTTGCCGGCTCCCATGCCGCCGATGATGAACAGCTTCTTCATGCGTGCATTACCTCCTCAATCATGCCGCCTCCCAATACGGTGTCGCCGTCGTAGAGAACGGCGTATTGGCCCGGCGCCGTGGTTGGCTGCGGACTCCGCAGCGCGAGCGATACGCGCTGGTCGTCTTCCGGCTCTATGATACACGCACACGGACGGCTCCGGTAGCGTAGTTTCACCATCGCGCCGTACGATTCGCCGAGCGATTCGAACGCTTGCCAGTTCATCCCGCCCACCACGACGGAGCCGATGAGCGTCTCGTCGGCAAAACCCACCACGAGTTCGCGGGTTTCGACGCGCTTCTCCACCACGTAGTACGGCTCGGGGCCTGCCACGCCGATGCCCTTGCGCTGTCCCACCGTGTAGTTCGCCAGCCCCTCGTGGCAGCCGAGCACATTCCCCATGCGATCCACAATGTCCCCAGGCGCGTCTTCCACGCCACGCGCGCGCAGAAACGGACGGTAGTCGCCCTCGATGAAGCAGTTGTCTTGGCTTTCGGCCTTCTCGGCCACGACCAGGCCCAGATCGGCCGCGATCACACGCACCTCCGCCTTCGTCATGGCCCCCAGCGGCAACACGAGGCGCGCCAGCTGCTCCTGGCTCAACAGCGAAAGCATGTAGCTTTGGTCCTTGCGCGCATCCAGGGCTCGCTTCACCACGAAGCGCCCCGAATCGGACAGGCGGGCAATGCGCGCGTAGTGGCCCGTGGCGATGCGGTCGCACCCCAGTTCGCCGGCTACCCGCACGAGCGCGGGCATCTTGCACCGCGCGTTGCAACCCACGCACGGACTAGGCGTGAGGCCCGCCGCGTACGACGAGACGAACGGCTCCACCACGCAGCGTTCGAACTCGCCCACGCACCCCGGCGCCTCGTGGCGGATGCCCAACTGGGAGCACACGGCCGCCGCATCGGCCGCCGCGCGCTCGGTGGCAGCGTTGTCGCGAAAGCGGCACGTGACGCCCACCACCTCGTACCCGGCGCGCATGAGCAGCGCTGCAGAAACCGCGCTGTCCACCCCACCGCTCATTCCGAGCGCAATGCGCCCGCTCGCATTCATTTCCGGCACTCCTCCTGTCGCCCCGATGCGCTCATCGGGAAATCGCGTCTTTCTGCGATTATCCCACGGCGATAGAAGATCGAGTAGACGATCCGACCTCTTAACACACGATCGCCGAAGCCTTGCTTCAGCGCTTCGTTGAATGGCGTATGAAGAATCTCTCACCCTCTTTATGTTGCGGACGAGATGTAGAAACATTGTTATACTGGCAATTCGCGCCCGAGGGGCGCGAAGAATCGAAGGGAGGGCAAGGCTCGCATGTCGGGGACGAAATCACGCTATATTCCCGCACTCGACGGACTGCGCGCGTTCGCCGTCCTCGCCGTTATCGCCTACCATCTTGGGATGCAATGGGCTCCTGGAGGCCTGTTGGGCGTCACGGTGTTCTTCGTGCTGTCGGGCTATCTCATAACCAGCCTGCTGCTCATCGAGTGGGACAACACCGAAACCATCAACCTGCCGCAATTCTGGCTGCGACGGGTGCGACGGCTCATGCCGGCCATCGTGCTGGTCATCGTATGCACCGCCGCACTCTGCGCCTTGCTCGACCACAGCCTGCTCACGAAGCTGCGCGACGACATGTGGGCCGCGCTGCTCTGGGTGACGAACTGGTGGTACATCTTCCAAGATGCTTCTTATTTCGACGCGCTGGGCGCTCCCTCGCCGCTCACCCACTTCTGGTCGCTCGCCATCGAAGAGCAGTTCTACCTCGTCTGGCCGGTCGTGCTGCTGGTCGCCCACAAAACGGGCGTGAAGCGCACCACCATGCGCAATGCCACGCTGATCGTCGCCCTCTTGTCGGCGCTGGAGATGGCGCTGCTGTACAACCCGCTGGACGACCCGAGCCGCGTGTACTACGGCACCGACACCCGCGCGTTCTCGCTGCTTATCGGCGCATGGCTGGCGTTCGTGTGGCCCTCGCACATGCTGGGAGCCCAGAAGAGCGTGCACCTTACGAAGCAGGTGCGCAACGTCCTGGACGGCGTGGGAATCGTCGCGCTCGTCGCCCTGCTGGGCCTCATCGTGTTCGTGGACGGCTTCTCGCCGTTCCTCTACCGCGGCGGCATCCTGCTGGCCTCCGTGCTCACCGCCGTCGTCATCGCGGTGATGGTGCATCCTGCGAGCCTGCTCGGGCGCTTCGCCGGAACGAAGCCGCTTGTATGGATAGGCCTGCGTTCGTACGGCATCTACTTGTGGCACTACCCGCTGTTCCTGCTCATGAACCCGCGCAACTTCACGGGCGAGACGCCGTGGTGGATGTATCTCGTGCAGGTGGCCGTCGTGTTCGCCTGCGCCGCGTTCTCGTACCGCTTCGTGGAGAACCCCTTGCGCAAGGGGGCCATCGGAGCGTTCGCGAAAGGCGTGCGCTCGAAAGAAATCGATCCGCCCGCATGGCTCAAGCACCACGTCGTTCCCGTCCTAGCGGGGTCGGCCGTGACCATCGTGGCCGTGATCGGCCTTATCGTGGTGCCTCCCACCTCCGCCATCGGCGCCGCCGACCTGCTGAAGGACGAGCAGGCCCACACCTCGCAGATGCCCGAGCTGCCCGTCGACGACGCAGCGGCCGAGTCGCCCAAGCTCGACGTGCTTATGATCGGCGATTCGGTCTCGGTGCGCGCCATCCCCCAGTTCGAGGAGACGTTCCCCTACGGCGCGATCGACGCCGCCGTGAACCGCCAGCTGTACGCCGGCCAGGAGACGTTCGACTACTATAACGACCAGGATATCGTGGGAGGCGTGGTGGTGTTCGCCCTCGGCACGAACGGAGCGGCCACCGACGAGCAGATCGACGAACTCGTGGCAGCGACCGGACCCGGCCGCCAGGTGTTCTTCGTGAACACCCGCAGCCCGCAATCGTGGGTAGGCCAGACCAACGGCGCCATGTTCGACGCGGTCGACCGCCACGACAACGTACACGTGATCGACTGGTACACCGCCAGC from Eggerthella lenta DSM 2243 includes the following:
- the coaE gene encoding dephospho-CoA kinase (Dephospho-CoA kinase (CoaE) performs the final step in coenzyme A biosynthesis.) codes for the protein MKKLFIIGGMGAGKSTARKALVEQGLPNIDLDQVGHDVLLWDTVKSELVETFGEDILGADGEIDRRALAAKAFVSPAETRKLNRITLPRIEEAFTDRVAELEAEGHKAVVVEHSVFKNRQTSLAYDADVVIAVLAPIDLRIERAVKSGWDETDVRRRIAQQITDADRIEASDVVFNNDGTPEEMRNKVLAWWGEYSKDL
- a CDS encoding acyltransferase family protein, whose product is MSGTKSRYIPALDGLRAFAVLAVIAYHLGMQWAPGGLLGVTVFFVLSGYLITSLLLIEWDNTETINLPQFWLRRVRRLMPAIVLVIVCTAALCALLDHSLLTKLRDDMWAALLWVTNWWYIFQDASYFDALGAPSPLTHFWSLAIEEQFYLVWPVVLLVAHKTGVKRTTMRNATLIVALLSALEMALLYNPLDDPSRVYYGTDTRAFSLLIGAWLAFVWPSHMLGAQKSVHLTKQVRNVLDGVGIVALVALLGLIVFVDGFSPFLYRGGILLASVLTAVVIAVMVHPASLLGRFAGTKPLVWIGLRSYGIYLWHYPLFLLMNPRNFTGETPWWMYLVQVAVVFACAAFSYRFVENPLRKGAIGAFAKGVRSKEIDPPAWLKHHVVPVLAGSAVTIVAVIGLIVVPPTSAIGAADLLKDEQAHTSQMPELPVDDAAAESPKLDVLMIGDSVSVRAIPQFEETFPYGAIDAAVNRQLYAGQETFDYYNDQDIVGGVVVFALGTNGAATDEQIDELVAATGPGRQVFFVNTRSPQSWVGQTNGAMFDAVDRHDNVHVIDWYTASAGHDEYFDGDGTHLTEEGARAYIGLVHDAVAPLLPVHAESDEAAVVKSPLELAADNAQKASSDTVRALAANAASNLKPRE
- the mnmA gene encoding tRNA 2-thiouridine(34) synthase MnmA, producing the protein MNASGRIALGMSGGVDSAVSAALLMRAGYEVVGVTCRFRDNAATERAAADAAAVCSQLGIRHEAPGCVGEFERCVVEPFVSSYAAGLTPSPCVGCNARCKMPALVRVAGELGCDRIATGHYARIARLSDSGRFVVKRALDARKDQSYMLSLLSQEQLARLVLPLGAMTKAEVRVIAADLGLVVAEKAESQDNCFIEGDYRPFLRARGVEDAPGDIVDRMGNVLGCHEGLANYTVGQRKGIGVAGPEPYYVVEKRVETRELVVGFADETLIGSVVVGGMNWQAFESLGESYGAMVKLRYRSRPCACIIEPEDDQRVSLALRSPQPTTAPGQYAVLYDGDTVLGGGMIEEVMHA